One segment of Verrucomicrobiota bacterium DNA contains the following:
- a CDS encoding S8 family serine peptidase: protein MMKNRKLLLWFVLFASLICVSLYPINYKTASPKNTPIQQSSTNISLNKSHPPQSPNPLSLKIVDAKVLQDKSTHEKLLENAELLDEKFLETANSKQKQVQRLYRTKLKYPIVRLNETYELKQTGSQKILRRDFMVGDHVMMRFPDNLSRNEIKAWAARYNYKIRNELKTDELYLVQTPKIAADAIDEIINNFNNDFPETTDNESDPGYYSEPDYILFPLSEPSDYHYDVLWGLNNESQSGGTYDADIDAPEAWNIATGSKDILVGVIDTGIDRAHSDLQNNMWSNPSEIAGNGIDDDINGFVDDVYGWDFYANDNDPSDSGYHGTHVAGTIGAVGNNGQGVVGINWDISMVSISFLGPFGGTTSDAVESINYATQIGVALTNNSWGGGGYSNSLSNAISVANNAGILFVAAAGNDASNNDTFLQYPASYPHDNIISVASSNYTDDLSSFSNYGAASVDMAAPGSNIGSTIPSDIFGYDAYAYLSGTSMAAPHVAGALALLKSTKQKMHHLELKQLLLDHVDPFPQWAGLSVTGGRLNIHKAMSALNPLSITPSSLDYGSIQIGEADLKTFTITNNTDLEMTIRLNLTNPYFMVPSQSFSMSTNETLEIDVSFNAQRLGVNSGEIEVLVENLPDYRYIISLTSETALYEAEQINTNPFPVHSYILWRESTFPTIPANSGLYEDYDEDGTANVLEYIFAQNALGRGVSNNTPRIEDMSSDRIILTYTRRNEVSDSSLSMQQTSDLRQWHPIKNQDMSVVNTIDNSDGTSTIWIEVLVSDLEKVFIRAGFAP, encoded by the coding sequence ATGATGAAAAATAGGAAGTTACTGCTTTGGTTCGTCTTGTTTGCAAGCCTCATTTGCGTTTCCTTGTATCCAATCAATTATAAGACTGCATCTCCTAAGAATACACCTATTCAGCAATCCTCGACCAATATCTCCTTAAACAAAAGTCATCCACCTCAATCACCTAACCCTCTTTCTTTGAAGATAGTTGATGCAAAAGTTTTACAAGACAAATCAACCCATGAGAAACTTTTAGAAAATGCAGAACTCCTAGATGAAAAATTTTTAGAAACCGCAAACTCTAAACAGAAACAAGTACAACGGCTTTACCGCACAAAGCTAAAATATCCTATCGTCCGTCTGAATGAAACCTATGAGTTAAAGCAAACAGGTTCGCAAAAAATACTGCGTCGTGATTTCATGGTAGGGGACCATGTCATGATGCGTTTCCCAGATAACCTTAGTCGAAACGAGATTAAGGCATGGGCAGCACGTTATAACTATAAGATTAGAAATGAGCTCAAAACAGATGAGCTCTATTTAGTTCAAACACCGAAAATTGCTGCTGATGCTATCGATGAGATCATAAACAATTTCAATAATGATTTTCCAGAGACAACTGATAACGAATCTGATCCAGGATATTATTCAGAGCCAGACTATATACTTTTCCCATTAAGCGAGCCATCCGATTATCACTATGATGTTCTTTGGGGACTCAATAATGAATCACAGTCGGGAGGTACTTATGACGCTGATATTGACGCACCAGAGGCATGGAATATCGCCACAGGATCTAAAGACATTTTAGTAGGCGTTATAGATACTGGCATAGATCGCGCTCATTCAGATTTACAAAATAACATGTGGTCCAACCCCTCAGAAATTGCTGGTAATGGAATTGACGATGACATTAATGGGTTTGTTGATGATGTATATGGATGGGATTTCTATGCAAACGATAATGATCCAAGTGATAGTGGTTATCACGGAACTCATGTTGCAGGAACAATCGGCGCAGTAGGGAATAATGGACAAGGGGTTGTGGGAATTAATTGGGATATCTCTATGGTTTCCATAAGTTTTCTAGGGCCTTTTGGAGGAACAACCTCCGACGCCGTAGAGTCTATTAACTATGCGACACAAATAGGAGTGGCATTGACTAATAACTCATGGGGAGGTGGTGGCTACTCTAATTCTTTGAGCAACGCTATCTCCGTAGCCAATAACGCGGGTATATTGTTTGTAGCAGCCGCAGGCAATGACGCTTCTAATAATGATACTTTTCTCCAGTATCCTGCCAGTTATCCTCATGATAACATTATTTCTGTTGCCTCAAGTAACTACACCGATGACCTATCCAGTTTTAGTAACTATGGAGCAGCCAGCGTAGATATGGCAGCACCTGGATCAAACATTGGTAGCACTATTCCCAGTGATATATTTGGCTATGATGCATACGCTTATTTAAGTGGTACTTCTATGGCAGCACCACACGTGGCAGGTGCATTGGCGTTACTAAAATCAACCAAGCAGAAGATGCATCACTTAGAGCTAAAACAGCTTCTTTTAGACCATGTCGATCCTTTCCCACAATGGGCAGGACTTAGTGTTACTGGCGGAAGATTAAACATCCATAAAGCCATGAGCGCTCTTAACCCTCTATCCATTACTCCCTCAAGTTTAGATTACGGCAGTATTCAAATAGGAGAAGCAGATCTCAAGACATTTACTATCACAAATAATACAGATCTCGAGATGACCATTAGACTAAATCTCACAAACCCCTATTTTATGGTTCCATCTCAATCATTTTCTATGAGTACAAATGAAACCCTAGAAATAGACGTCTCGTTCAATGCGCAACGACTAGGAGTCAATTCTGGGGAAATAGAGGTGTTGGTAGAAAACTTGCCAGACTATAGATATATCATCAGCCTCACTAGTGAAACGGCTCTTTATGAAGCAGAACAAATCAATACAAATCCCTTCCCAGTACATAGCTATATCCTCTGGCGTGAGAGCACTTTCCCTACAATTCCTGCCAATAGTGGACTTTATGAAGACTACGATGAAGATGGCACGGCTAATGTTCTCGAATACATCTTTGCTCAAAACGCTTTAGGTCGAGGTGTTAGCAACAATACTCCTAGGATAGAAGATATGAGTAGTGATCGAATTATACTAACATACACTCGTAGGAATGAAGTTTCTGATTCCTCACTTTCAATGCAGCAGACATCAGATTTGAGACAATGGCACCCAATCAAAAATCAAGATATGAGTGTGGTCAACACTATAGATAACAGTGATGGCACTTCCACTATATGGATAGAAGTCTTAGTCTCTGATCTAGAAAAAGTTTTCATTCGAGCTGGTTTT